Sequence from the Vibrio alfacsensis genome:
CTGTCGATTGACAACCAACAAGAGCAAAAGCAAGGCAGCAGCAAGTGATGTTTTCATCATGTTCATTTTCACGTTAATTCCTTTTAATATTCCAAAGTAAATAAAAACTCACCAAGTTGGTAAAAGTTTAATATTTAAAAGAACAAAATATCGAACTACCGATAAAGAATGTTATTCTATATCTTGCTGAGCCAGATTACTTTGATAGGTTTAATTATTTCCTAATCGATGATGAGTAAGGTTAGGATTACAATTTAATTATTGATCTGTTCAATATGAAAAACAAAGTAAAACAAATAAATTTGTGAATAAGCTAACTATATGTAGGGGTGAGTTTTAAACACTCAAATAGAGTAATAAAAAAGGTCAGCATATCGCTGACCTTTTTAAAATTATTTTGTATTTACTGCTTTCACAAATACTTCTTGTGCACCTTTGATGCCCAATTCTTTCGCTTCATCAAGCAGTGTTAATGCTTTCGGAATATCGTTAGCCGCGACCGCTGCTTTAATCGAGCTGTGGTAGTAGCTGGTTAAATCCGTACCTTGTGGGATGTTGTCGTTTTTCGCGACAATTTTAGTATTCACGATATCGTTCGCGGATACTGAGAAGCGGAACTGACCAAGTGGGCTGTGTTTCGCTTGAGGATCTGCAATATCTGGCGGCTGAGTGTGATTTGCCAGTGCGAAGGCTTTTGCAGGGTGAAGAACTTCTGAACTTCCTTTTAGATCATCGGAAGTGGTGTAAACCAACAAATGCAACTCGTTACCTGTCATGTCTGGAATTACATTCATTTCAAGTACGAACTTATCGTTATCCAATAGTTTTGCTGGCACGTACTCAAACTTTGAAAAATCTGCTTGGTAAATAGTTTCACCTGCCGTGTTCATAACAACGACGTTAGGTGCGTAAAACTCTAGATTTTTGTTTACGAATGTCTCTAGTTTGATATCGAGACTGCCACGATTACCTGGTAATGCGAACGCTGCAATTGCACCTGCGCTATTACCATCTAGCAGCATCTGGCTTTTATCAGTCAAAGCGAACTCAGTAACCACAGGTACATCAACCGGTACCCATTGAATATCACCCGATTGCGTGATCACTTGTTGTTGACCTTTCGGGCTCATATCGACTTGTTCTACAGAAGTACATCCTGTAGCCAACATTCCCAACAGCACGGGAGCAAGCCATTTTTTCATTACCGTCTACCTCGACTCATTATTGTTTTTTGAAATAAATACAGCCAGATAAGTTTCTGGCTGTATCATTCTAGGACAATTTAGGACTTAGTGGCTAGATGATTACCACCAAGCTTCAGCTTGTACACCGAATTGGAATGTATCGTCTGAACGACCGCCGTCAAATGTGTTTGAGTTATCCGCTTTATCAGCCGTTAGGTAAGAAGCGTATAGACGGATTTCAGGACGAGCCCAGAAGCTAGAACCAGCAGACCATGCTTGAGCAACTGTTAGCTTACCGAACTTGTTCTCATCACCGTCGTTGTCATCGATAGCGTAACCAGCTTCGAAGATAGTTTTGTGGTTGTCATCCCATTTGTACATTGGACGTACAACTACAGACATTGCTTCCCACTTGTCTTGGCCATCCCACATGTCTTCACCAACACCGTATACTAACTGGTGACCCATTTCCCAGTTTTCGCCCATACCGATTACACCCCAGTTGATTAGGCGGTAACCAGATGCACCATCGTTAGCTTCTGCGCCGTACCAGCTGCCGTCGCCATAGAATGCAAATGCTTTTGAATAACCTTCTGTACCGTATTGGAATACTGTTTTGTTGAAACCTGAATCTAGACCTTGAGTCAACTCAGCAGTAAACATTACACCGTCTTTTGCATCTTTAGCTTTTTGAGATGCTGATTCTGTAGGGTG
This genomic interval carries:
- a CDS encoding MalM family protein; this translates as MKKWLAPVLLGMLATGCTSVEQVDMSPKGQQQVITQSGDIQWVPVDVPVVTEFALTDKSQMLLDGNSAGAIAAFALPGNRGSLDIKLETFVNKNLEFYAPNVVVMNTAGETIYQADFSKFEYVPAKLLDNDKFVLEMNVIPDMTGNELHLLVYTTSDDLKGSSEVLHPAKAFALANHTQPPDIADPQAKHSPLGQFRFSVSANDIVNTKIVAKNDNIPQGTDLTSYYHSSIKAAVAANDIPKALTLLDEAKELGIKGAQEVFVKAVNTK